The segment CGGGCTGGGCCGACCGGGTTCGAGACGTCACCGACGGCGCGGGAGCCTCGGTCGTCGTCGACGGAACCGGCGGTCGGCTGGCCGAGATCGCCTACTCGACCCTCGCCGACGGCGGGACCTTCGTGTCCTACGGAGTCTGCGACGGACCGGCCGTCGACGTCGACGAGCGGGAGGCGGCGGCGCGCGGGATCGGCATGCGTCGACTCGTCGGGTGCGCGGCGCCGCGCGACGACGAACAACGCCTGACCCGCCGCGCCCTGGACCTCGTGCGACGCGGGGAGCTCACGCCGCTGATCGCGCTCACCATTCCGCTGGACCGCGCCGTCGACGCGCACATCCTCCTCGAGCAGCGCGCCGCCGCGGGAAAGGTGCTGTTGGTGGTCGGCGGGTGAGGGGCCCTTCAGTACAGGGCGCGCACGTCGATGTCCACGGCGAAGGGGACGGAGAGGCGGAGCCGGCCGCGTTCGATGCCAGTGGCGACGTACTGGCCGGTGGTGTCGTCGAGCTCGTAGACGTGCACCACCGGCCTCGCGTTCTCCTCTTCGACCCGCCAGAAGTGCCGGATCCCCGCCTTGGCGTACTTCAGTGGTTTGGTCTCGCGGTCACGTTCCTCCGACTCCGGGGAGACGATCTCCACGACCAGCAGGACGTCCTCGGGCAGGAGATAGGTCCGGCTCGCGTCCCGCACCGGCTCGTGGAACACCACAACGTCCGGCTCCGGGCGTTGCCGATGGCCCAGCTTGATCGTCATCTCCGGCTCGACACGCACGCCGGGAGGGGCCGCCGCATCGAGCGCGGCCCCCAAGCGCATCATCACCCGGGCGTGGAAGGACCGCTGGACCCACCGCACCACGAGCACCCCGTCGAGGAGTTCGACATGGCGGGGAGCCGCCCCGGGGAGGTGGTCGAGGTCGTCGGCCGTCCATCCTCCGGGTGGTGCGGCGAGCCAGTTCGGCAGCGACGCCGCCGGTTCGGGGGCTGGTCCTGTGGAACTGGACAACGCCATGGGCCTCCGGACAGCTCGGACGACGCGGGTACCGCGACCCTAACTCACGTCGCCCGAGCGCCGTCGCGCCTTCGTTGGGCCTGGAGGCCGGTCCGATCGACCGTCAGATCGGCCAGGTCTCCTCGCGCCAGGCGGCGTCCCAGAACATCCACTCGTAGGTGGTGGCCCGCAGGAACGCCTCGCGCATGCGGGAGACGGTGAAGTCGTCGGCGCGGTCGGCCAGCCGGTCGGCGATCGTCTTGACCTGTTCGGTGGCCTTGGCGAAGTCCTCGTCGGCGTAGGTGGCGATCCAGTCCGCGTAGGGATGGCCGGTGAGGTCACCGGCCTTGGCCATGAGGCGGTCGCCGACGTCGCAGTACACCCAGAAGCACGGCAGCACGCCCGCCACGAGTTCGGCGTAGCCCTGGGTCTGGGCCAGGGACAGAACGTAGGACGTGTAGGCGTTGCAGGTCGGTGA is part of the Spiractinospora alimapuensis genome and harbors:
- a CDS encoding zinc-binding dehydrogenase → MPHESALAVLSDGATACWASDTAAFRAGEWVLVTAACGGAGSLVVQLARAAGTRVVGAASGRLKLDRVRALGAEAVVDYSQAGWADRVRDVTDGAGASVVVDGTGGRLAEIAYSTLADGGTFVSYGVCDGPAVDVDEREAAARGIGMRRLVGCAAPRDDEQRLTRRALDLVRRGELTPLIALTIPLDRAVDAHILLEQRAAAGKVLLVVGG
- a CDS encoding Uma2 family endonuclease; protein product: MALSSSTGPAPEPAASLPNWLAAPPGGWTADDLDHLPGAAPRHVELLDGVLVVRWVQRSFHARVMMRLGAALDAAAPPGVRVEPEMTIKLGHRQRPEPDVVVFHEPVRDASRTYLLPEDVLLVVEIVSPESEERDRETKPLKYAKAGIRHFWRVEEENARPVVHVYELDDTTGQYVATGIERGRLRLSVPFAVDIDVRALY
- the tenA gene encoding thiaminase II: MGFCAEVWHATKATRDAMDDLPFVKGLGDGTLPRRKFEYYMTQDALYLRGFGRALAAAASKADHSDEIAFFAKAAHDAIVVESSLHEGNVGAVAEDLQPSPTCNAYTSYVLSLAQTQGYAELVAGVLPCFWVYCDVGDRLMAKAGDLTGHPYADWIATYADEDFAKATEQVKTIADRLADRADDFTVSRMREAFLRATTYEWMFWDAAWREETWPI